Proteins encoded in a region of the Mycolicibacterium chitae genome:
- a CDS encoding cytochrome c oxidase subunit 4: MHIESRLFEILTAFFVVTTVVYAVLTAMYADGGVEWAGTTALALSGGLCLIIGTFFRFVARRLDTRPEDYEDAEISDGAGELGFFAPHSWWPVSLALCASVTAVGVALYLPWLIFTGFVFLIMGAAGWVWEYYLKPEKH, encoded by the coding sequence ATGCATATCGAATCCAGGTTGTTCGAGATCCTCACCGCGTTCTTCGTGGTGACCACCGTGGTCTACGCCGTGCTCACGGCCATGTACGCCGACGGTGGCGTCGAGTGGGCGGGCACCACCGCGCTGGCGCTGTCCGGCGGGCTGTGCCTGATCATCGGCACCTTCTTCCGGTTCGTGGCACGACGGTTGGACACCCGGCCCGAGGACTACGAGGACGCCGAGATCAGCGACGGCGCCGGCGAGCTGGGCTTCTTCGCCCCGCACAGCTGGTGGCCGGTGTCGCTGGCGCTGTGCGCCTCGGTCACCGCGGTCGGCGTGGCCCTGTACCTGCCCTGGCTGATCTTCACCGGGTTCGTCTTCCTGATCATGGGCGCGGCCGGCTGGGTCTGGGAGTACTACCTGAAGCCCGAGAAGCACTGA
- a CDS encoding DUF2561 family protein, translating to MNSRPGSDLFRTPENVDRTLMAACAVVWLLVLGLFVAAGVALANLGQSRPQDADGGGTPWLLYTVIGISAAVIVAAVPLLLRARKTGTGTSSAAPAAARAGSPVRTAAPVAAAGRPPAAAPNAAALDRIWLRCGLSVLTAAGVAMCAVAIATHLMAVDSVVASWVLYAVAAVITAAMVVIPLYFLRELQAQVGPSA from the coding sequence ATGAACTCACGTCCTGGCAGTGACCTGTTCCGCACACCGGAGAACGTCGACCGCACCCTGATGGCCGCCTGCGCGGTGGTGTGGCTGCTGGTCCTGGGCCTGTTCGTGGCCGCCGGGGTGGCACTGGCCAACCTGGGACAGAGCCGCCCGCAGGACGCCGACGGGGGCGGGACGCCCTGGCTGCTCTACACGGTGATCGGGATCTCGGCCGCGGTGATCGTGGCCGCGGTGCCGCTGCTGCTGCGGGCCCGCAAGACGGGCACGGGCACCTCGTCCGCCGCCCCGGCCGCCGCCCGTGCGGGCAGCCCGGTGCGCACCGCGGCGCCGGTCGCCGCGGCGGGCCGTCCACCCGCGGCCGCCCCCAATGCCGCTGCGCTGGACCGGATCTGGTTGCGCTGCGGACTCTCGGTGCTCACCGCGGCCGGTGTCGCGATGTGCGCCGTCGCGATCGCCACGCACCTGATGGCCGTCGACTCGGTCGTGGCGTCCTGGGTGCTGTACGCGGTGGCCGCGGTCATCACCGCCGCGATGGTGGTCATCCCGCTGTACTTCCTGCGCGAACTGCAGGCCCAGGTGGGCCCCAGCGCCTGA
- the qcrC gene encoding cytochrome bc1 complex diheme cytochrome c subunit, which produces MNISRLIGSANGDRSRRRWRRRLTAGTLLLIALALAGGLAAVLTPKPQVAVADESQSALIRTGKQLYETSCISCHGANLQGVHDRGPSLVGVGEAAVWFQVSTGRMPAMSLHQQAPEKPVNFDEHQTDALGAYVQANGGGPMVVRDANGEIAQESLTHGNLARGGDLFRLNCASCHNFTGQGGALSSGKYAPALGDANPQVIYTAMLTGPQNMPKFSDRQLTPEEKTDIISYVRNVSEAKSPGGYGLGGLGPTSEGMVIWILGITVMIGITMWIGARA; this is translated from the coding sequence TTGAATATCTCGCGCTTGATCGGATCGGCCAACGGTGACCGGTCCCGGCGGCGGTGGCGCCGTCGCCTGACGGCCGGGACGTTGCTGCTGATCGCCTTGGCGCTGGCGGGCGGTCTGGCCGCCGTGCTGACGCCCAAGCCCCAGGTGGCGGTCGCCGACGAATCACAGTCGGCACTGATCCGCACCGGTAAGCAGCTCTACGAAACGTCGTGCATCAGCTGCCACGGCGCCAACCTGCAGGGCGTGCACGATCGCGGTCCCAGCCTGGTCGGCGTCGGCGAGGCGGCCGTCTGGTTCCAGGTCTCCACCGGACGCATGCCGGCCATGAGCCTGCACCAGCAGGCGCCGGAGAAGCCGGTGAACTTCGATGAGCATCAGACCGACGCGCTGGGCGCCTACGTCCAGGCCAACGGCGGCGGCCCCATGGTGGTCCGCGACGCCAACGGTGAGATCGCCCAGGAGTCGCTGACCCACGGCAACCTCGCGCGCGGCGGTGACCTGTTCCGGCTCAACTGCGCCTCGTGCCACAACTTCACCGGTCAGGGCGGCGCGCTGTCGTCCGGCAAGTACGCGCCGGCACTCGGAGACGCCAATCCCCAGGTGATCTACACCGCGATGCTCACCGGGCCGCAGAACATGCCGAAGTTCTCCGACCGGCAGCTCACCCCCGAAGAGAAGACGGACATCATCAGCTACGTCCGCAACGTCTCTGAGGCCAAGAGCCCCGGCGGATACGGCCTGGGTGGGCTGGGACCCACGTCTGAAGGAATGGTGATCTGGATCCTCGGCATCACCGTGATGATCGGAATCACAATGTGGATCGGGGCAAGGGCATGA
- the ctaC gene encoding aa3-type cytochrome oxidase subunit II, which produces MVGLAATLGLLAVTLSGCSWQDVIGLGWPKGITPEAHANYNLWIGSVITAFVVGGIVYVLLFWTSVFHRKKDTDTDFPRQFGYNMPLELVLTVIPFLIISVLFYYTVVVQEKIMNIDPNPEVVVDVTAFQWNWKFGYQSINFADGTYSYEGADEERKAAMVSRPEAHPDSDHEVRGAIAGLDPEDRSYLNFNDVETLGTSEEIPVLVLPVGKRIEFQIASSDVIHAFWVPEFLFKRDVMPNPVENNSQHIFQVSEITKTGAFVGRCAEMCGTYHAMMNFEVRVVEPNDFKAYMQQRIDGKTNAEALAAINQAPLAVTTQPFDTRRGELASGPRN; this is translated from the coding sequence ATGGTGGGTCTGGCGGCGACGCTGGGCCTGCTGGCGGTCACCCTGAGCGGCTGCAGCTGGCAGGACGTCATCGGTCTGGGTTGGCCCAAGGGCATCACCCCCGAGGCGCATGCCAACTACAACCTGTGGATCGGCTCGGTCATCACGGCGTTCGTGGTCGGCGGCATCGTCTACGTGCTGCTGTTCTGGACGTCGGTTTTCCACCGCAAGAAGGACACCGACACCGACTTCCCTCGCCAGTTCGGCTACAACATGCCGCTGGAACTGGTGCTCACCGTCATCCCGTTCCTCATCATCTCGGTGCTCTTCTACTACACCGTGGTGGTGCAGGAGAAGATCATGAACATCGACCCGAACCCTGAGGTCGTCGTCGACGTCACCGCCTTCCAGTGGAACTGGAAGTTCGGCTACCAGAGCATCAACTTCGCCGACGGCACCTACAGCTACGAGGGTGCCGACGAGGAGCGCAAGGCGGCCATGGTCTCCCGGCCCGAGGCTCATCCCGACAGCGACCACGAAGTCCGCGGCGCGATCGCCGGGCTGGACCCTGAGGACCGCTCGTACCTGAACTTCAACGACGTCGAGACGCTGGGCACCAGCGAGGAGATCCCGGTGCTCGTGCTGCCCGTCGGCAAGCGCATCGAATTCCAGATCGCCTCGTCCGACGTGATCCACGCCTTCTGGGTGCCGGAGTTCCTGTTCAAGCGGGACGTCATGCCCAACCCGGTGGAGAACAACTCCCAGCACATCTTCCAGGTCAGCGAGATCACCAAGACCGGTGCGTTCGTCGGGCGCTGCGCCGAGATGTGCGGCACCTACCACGCGATGATGAACTTCGAGGTCCGGGTCGTCGAACCGAACGACTTCAAGGCCTATATGCAGCAGCGCATCGACGGGAAGACCAACGCCGAGGCTTTGGCGGCGATCAACCAGGCGCCGTTGGCAGTCACCACCCAGCCGTTCGACACGCGGCGCGGTGAGCTGGCGTCCGGACCGCGGAACTAA
- a CDS encoding carbohydrate kinase family protein, producing MTIAVTGSIATDHLMRFPGKFSEQLLAEHLQKVSLSFLVDDLVVRRGGVAGNMAYAIGVLGGDAALIGAAGADFAEYRAWLEAAGVNCAHVLESTTAHTARFVCTTDLEMAQIASFYPGAMSEARNISLADYVSASGAPELVIVGANDPDAMFAHTEECRKLGLPFAADPSQQLARLSGEEIRRLIDGAEILFTNDYEWDLLLSKSGWTEADVMGQIGLRITTLGAKGVDVVHPDGTTLHVDVVPETVQTDPTGVGDAFRAGFLTGRSAGLAYEQCAQLGCLVAVLVLETDGTQEWTWNRDSGLARLENAYGAEAAGAIAKALA from the coding sequence GTGACAATTGCCGTGACCGGGTCCATTGCCACCGACCATTTGATGCGGTTCCCGGGCAAGTTCTCCGAACAGCTCCTGGCCGAACACCTGCAGAAGGTGTCGCTGAGCTTCCTGGTGGACGACCTGGTGGTCCGTCGCGGCGGAGTCGCGGGAAACATGGCCTACGCCATCGGCGTGCTGGGCGGCGACGCCGCGCTGATCGGCGCGGCCGGCGCGGACTTCGCCGAGTACCGGGCCTGGCTGGAGGCCGCCGGCGTGAACTGCGCGCACGTGCTGGAGTCGACGACCGCGCACACCGCGCGCTTCGTCTGCACCACCGATCTGGAGATGGCCCAGATCGCCTCGTTCTACCCCGGCGCGATGTCGGAGGCCCGCAACATCTCGCTGGCTGACTACGTATCCGCAAGCGGCGCACCGGAATTGGTGATCGTCGGCGCCAACGACCCGGACGCGATGTTCGCCCACACCGAGGAGTGCCGCAAGCTCGGTCTGCCGTTCGCGGCGGATCCGTCGCAGCAGCTGGCACGGTTGTCCGGCGAGGAGATCCGCCGGCTCATCGACGGCGCGGAGATCCTGTTCACCAACGACTACGAGTGGGACCTGCTGCTGAGCAAGTCCGGCTGGACCGAGGCCGATGTGATGGGCCAGATCGGGCTGCGGATCACCACCCTGGGCGCCAAGGGCGTCGACGTGGTGCATCCGGACGGCACCACGCTGCACGTCGACGTCGTGCCGGAGACGGTGCAGACCGATCCGACCGGTGTCGGCGACGCGTTCCGGGCCGGCTTCCTGACCGGGCGCAGCGCGGGTCTGGCCTACGAGCAGTGCGCGCAGCTGGGTTGCCTGGTCGCGGTGCTGGTCCTCGAGACCGACGGCACCCAGGAGTGGACCTGGAACCGCGACAGCGGCCTGGCCCGCCTCGAGAACGCCTACGGCGCCGAGGCGGCCGGGGCCATCGCCAAGGCCCTGGCGTAA
- a CDS encoding class I SAM-dependent methyltransferase translates to MNEHAALADNRANWDQRADVHARSRMYDVDGFLADRTAISDVVRRDLAVLAPHLPDSGVRGRSLLHLQCHIGIDTVSWARLGAAGVAGLDLSPNSLRHARRIAEADGRDVDWIEGDARRAATLTDRRFEIVVTSAGTIVWLPELRSWARSIHDLLVPGGVFLIRDDHPILAAMEFTPWQITDDYLAGGGERVYRDDGSYTEDSAGQITQTTNHEWRHDLGEVLGSLLAAGLRIEAFAELPQMDWPAFEGLVPGPQGWTLPPGAPRIPLNFAVVARRID, encoded by the coding sequence ATGAATGAGCACGCCGCCCTTGCCGACAACCGGGCCAACTGGGATCAACGCGCCGACGTCCACGCCCGCTCCCGCATGTACGACGTGGACGGCTTCCTGGCCGACCGCACGGCCATCTCCGACGTGGTGCGGCGCGATCTCGCGGTGCTGGCCCCGCACCTTCCGGATTCCGGGGTACGGGGGCGGTCGCTGCTGCATCTGCAGTGCCACATCGGCATCGACACGGTGTCGTGGGCGCGCCTGGGCGCCGCCGGGGTCGCGGGCCTGGACCTGTCGCCGAACTCGCTGCGGCACGCCCGCCGGATTGCGGAGGCCGACGGCCGCGACGTCGACTGGATCGAGGGCGACGCCCGGCGTGCCGCCACGCTGACCGACCGGCGCTTCGAGATCGTGGTCACCAGCGCGGGCACCATCGTGTGGCTGCCGGAACTGCGGTCCTGGGCGCGGTCCATCCACGATTTGCTCGTGCCGGGCGGGGTGTTCCTGATCCGCGACGACCACCCGATCCTGGCCGCCATGGAGTTCACACCCTGGCAGATCACCGACGATTATCTGGCCGGGGGAGGGGAGCGGGTCTATCGCGACGACGGCAGCTATACCGAGGACTCGGCCGGGCAGATCACGCAGACCACCAACCACGAGTGGCGCCACGATCTCGGCGAGGTGCTGGGGTCGCTGCTCGCGGCGGGGTTGCGCATCGAGGCGTTCGCCGAGTTGCCGCAGATGGACTGGCCGGCCTTCGAGGGGTTGGTGCCCGGGCCCCAGGGTTGGACGCTGCCGCCGGGTGCGCCGCGGATCCCGCTGAACTTCGCGGTCGTCGCCCGCCGGATCGACTGA
- the qcrA gene encoding cytochrome bc1 complex Rieske iron-sulfur subunit, whose amino-acid sequence MTDNQGAKPTDEQLAAMSREELLALGGKQDGVDIVFKEPRWPIEGTRAEKRAERSVAGWLLFGGLCGLALLLVFLFWPWEFDPDSWWYALATPMYGLTFGLSILAIGIGAVLFQKKFIPQEITIQDRHDGASSEFDRKTIVANLTDALEGSTIKRRKIIGASMGLGLGAFGLGTLVAFAGGLIKNPWKPVVPTAEGKKAVLWTSGWTPRYHGETIYLARATGDSHAPFVKMRPEDIDAGGMETVFPLRDSDGDGTTVDSHHKLTAIQMGVRNPVMLIRIKSQDMSRVVKRQGQESFNFGDLFAYTKVCSHLGCPSSLYEQQSYRILCPCHQSQFDALEFARPTFGPAARALAQLPITINTEGYLVANGDFIEPVGPAFWERKS is encoded by the coding sequence ATGACCGACAACCAGGGTGCGAAACCGACCGACGAACAGTTGGCGGCGATGTCGCGAGAAGAGCTGCTCGCACTCGGTGGCAAGCAAGACGGTGTCGACATCGTCTTCAAGGAGCCCCGCTGGCCCATCGAGGGCACGCGGGCCGAGAAGCGCGCCGAGCGCTCGGTGGCCGGCTGGCTGCTGTTCGGCGGGCTGTGCGGCCTGGCTCTGCTGCTGGTATTCCTGTTCTGGCCTTGGGAATTCGATCCGGACAGCTGGTGGTACGCCCTGGCCACGCCGATGTACGGCCTGACCTTCGGGCTGTCGATCCTGGCGATCGGCATCGGCGCGGTGCTCTTCCAGAAGAAGTTCATCCCGCAGGAGATCACCATCCAGGACCGCCACGACGGCGCGTCCTCGGAGTTCGACCGCAAGACCATCGTCGCCAACCTGACCGACGCCCTCGAGGGGTCGACGATCAAGCGACGCAAGATCATCGGCGCCTCGATGGGCCTGGGTCTGGGCGCCTTCGGGCTCGGCACGCTGGTGGCCTTCGCGGGCGGCTTGATCAAGAACCCGTGGAAGCCCGTCGTCCCGACGGCCGAGGGCAAGAAGGCGGTGCTGTGGACCTCCGGGTGGACCCCGCGCTACCACGGCGAGACCATCTACCTCGCCCGGGCGACCGGCGACAGCCACGCCCCGTTCGTGAAGATGCGTCCCGAGGACATCGACGCCGGCGGCATGGAAACCGTGTTCCCGCTGCGTGATTCCGACGGCGACGGCACCACCGTCGATTCGCATCACAAGCTGACCGCGATCCAGATGGGCGTCCGCAACCCGGTCATGCTCATCCGCATCAAGTCGCAGGACATGAGCCGCGTGGTCAAGCGGCAGGGCCAGGAGAGCTTCAACTTCGGCGACCTGTTCGCCTACACGAAGGTGTGCTCGCACCTGGGCTGCCCCTCGTCGCTGTACGAGCAGCAGAGCTACCGCATCCTGTGCCCGTGCCACCAGTCGCAGTTCGACGCGCTGGAGTTCGCTCGCCCGACGTTCGGCCCGGCCGCACGTGCGCTGGCGCAGCTGCCCATCACGATCAACACCGAGGGCTACCTGGTGGCCAATGGTGACTTCATCGAACCTGTCGGTCCGGCCTTCTGGGAGCGCAAATCATGA
- a CDS encoding MmpS family transport accessory protein, producing MSGPNSPEPGSAGDPDDLTAGEVPPEEFPSQAYSAPESEQFVSGPYVPADPSLYDYDSYDAATEVVADEAPPRWPWVVGVTAIIAAIALVVSVSLLVTSTDTDTLATPQTSTPTTPPVQDEITTPEPPPPPPPPPPPPSEEPPPPPPPEPPPPPPPETVTVVPEPPPPPPPPSEEPPPPPATTEEPPPPTTTTRSGPRQVTYSVTGTKAPGDIISVTYVDASGRRRTQRNVYIPWSLTVTPISQSEVGSVQASSLFLVSQLNCSITTSDGTVLSSNSGNAAQTSC from the coding sequence ATGAGCGGGCCGAATTCTCCGGAACCGGGCTCTGCGGGCGATCCGGACGACCTCACCGCCGGCGAAGTGCCGCCGGAGGAGTTCCCGTCGCAGGCCTACTCCGCACCGGAGTCCGAGCAGTTCGTCTCCGGGCCCTATGTGCCCGCCGATCCGAGTCTCTACGACTACGACAGCTATGACGCGGCCACCGAGGTGGTCGCCGACGAGGCGCCGCCGCGCTGGCCCTGGGTGGTCGGGGTCACCGCCATCATCGCCGCCATCGCGCTGGTGGTCTCGGTGTCCCTGCTGGTGACCAGCACCGACACCGACACGTTGGCCACCCCACAGACGTCCACGCCGACGACGCCGCCGGTCCAGGACGAGATCACCACGCCGGAGCCGCCGCCCCCGCCGCCCCCGCCGCCTCCGCCGCCGAGCGAGGAACCGCCGCCGCCCCCACCGCCCGAGCCGCCGCCCCCGCCGCCGCCGGAGACCGTCACGGTGGTCCCGGAGCCGCCCCCGCCTCCTCCGCCGCCAAGCGAGGAACCACCCCCGCCGCCGGCGACCACCGAGGAGCCGCCGCCGCCGACCACGACGACGCGCAGCGGGCCGCGTCAGGTCACCTATTCGGTGACCGGCACCAAGGCCCCCGGCGACATCATCTCGGTGACCTACGTCGACGCCTCGGGCCGTCGGCGCACCCAGCGCAACGTGTACATCCCGTGGTCGCTGACCGTCACGCCCATCTCGCAGTCCGAGGTCGGCTCGGTGCAGGCCTCCAGCCTGTTCCTGGTGAGCCAACTGAACTGCTCGATCACGACCAGCGACGGCACCGTGTTGTCGTCGAATTCCGGCAACGCGGCGCAGACGAGCTGCTGA
- the asnB gene encoding asparagine synthase (glutamine-hydrolyzing), giving the protein MCGLLALVCDPDRSVTSEIVETVAGASHLMRHRGPDEPGTWSDDRAVLGFNRLSIIDIAHSHQPLRWGPPEAPQRYMLVFNGEIYNYLELREQLSSEFDVVFATEGDSETIVAAYHHWGPAALTRLRGMFAFAIWDTETAELFCARDPFGIKPLFMATGPSGTAVGSEKKCLLELAGPLGLDTAIDERALQHYTVLQYVPEPETLHRGVRRLESGCYARVRPGAAPEVTRYFVPRFAAVPFGARKEDAQARYDEITAVLEDSVAKHMRADVTVGAFLSGGIDSTAIAALAIRHNPNLITFTAGFEREGFSEVDVAVASAEAIGARHVTRVVSPGEFVEALPQIVWYLDEPVADPALVPLFFIAREARKHVKVVLSGEGADELFGGYTIYREPLSLKPFDFLPKGLRRSVGKLSGPLPEGMRGKSLLHRGSLTLEERYYGNARSFSDAQLRAVLPGFREQWVHTDVTAPIYAESQGWDPVARMQHIDLFTWLRGDILVKADKMTMANSLELRVPFLDPEVFAVAARLPLEQKITRTTTKYALRRALEPIVPAHVLNRAKLGFPVPIRHWLRAGELLEWSQQLIEASQTDEFIDRAAVRRMLDEHRTGVSDHSRRLWTVLIFMLWHAIVVERSITPQISEPTYPVEL; this is encoded by the coding sequence ATGTGCGGACTGCTTGCCCTGGTGTGCGACCCGGATCGGTCCGTCACCAGCGAAATCGTGGAGACCGTCGCGGGCGCATCACATCTGATGCGACACCGCGGTCCCGACGAGCCCGGAACCTGGTCGGATGACCGCGCGGTGCTCGGGTTCAACCGGCTCTCGATCATCGACATCGCCCACAGCCATCAGCCGCTGCGCTGGGGACCCCCGGAGGCCCCGCAGCGCTACATGCTGGTGTTCAACGGGGAGATCTACAACTACCTCGAACTACGCGAGCAACTGAGCTCCGAGTTCGATGTGGTCTTCGCCACCGAGGGCGACAGCGAGACCATCGTCGCGGCCTATCACCACTGGGGCCCGGCGGCGCTGACCCGGCTGCGCGGCATGTTCGCCTTCGCGATCTGGGACACCGAGACCGCCGAGCTGTTCTGCGCGCGCGACCCGTTCGGGATCAAGCCGCTGTTCATGGCGACGGGTCCGAGCGGCACGGCCGTCGGCAGCGAGAAGAAGTGTCTGCTGGAACTGGCCGGACCGCTGGGCCTGGACACCGCGATCGACGAGCGCGCCCTGCAGCACTACACCGTGCTGCAGTACGTCCCGGAACCGGAGACGCTGCACCGCGGGGTGCGCCGGCTGGAGTCGGGCTGTTACGCGCGGGTGCGCCCCGGCGCGGCCCCGGAGGTGACGCGCTACTTCGTGCCGCGCTTCGCCGCGGTCCCGTTCGGCGCCCGCAAAGAGGACGCGCAGGCCCGCTACGACGAGATCACCGCCGTCCTCGAGGACTCGGTGGCCAAGCACATGCGTGCCGACGTCACCGTCGGCGCGTTCCTGTCCGGGGGCATCGACTCCACCGCGATCGCCGCGTTGGCCATCCGGCACAACCCGAACCTGATCACCTTCACCGCCGGGTTCGAGCGCGAGGGCTTCTCCGAGGTGGACGTGGCCGTGGCCTCGGCCGAGGCGATCGGCGCCCGGCACGTCACCAGGGTGGTCAGCCCGGGCGAGTTCGTCGAGGCGCTGCCGCAGATCGTCTGGTACCTCGACGAGCCGGTGGCCGACCCGGCGCTGGTCCCGCTGTTCTTCATCGCCCGCGAGGCCCGCAAGCACGTGAAGGTGGTGCTGTCCGGGGAGGGCGCCGACGAGCTGTTCGGCGGCTACACCATCTACCGGGAACCGCTGTCGCTCAAGCCGTTCGATTTTCTGCCCAAGGGGCTGCGCCGCTCCGTCGGCAAGTTGTCGGGACCGCTGCCGGAGGGCATGCGCGGCAAGAGCCTGCTGCACCGCGGTTCGCTGACGCTCGAGGAGCGCTACTACGGCAACGCGCGCAGCTTCAGCGACGCGCAACTGCGCGCCGTGCTACCGGGCTTCCGGGAGCAGTGGGTCCACACCGACGTCACCGCGCCGATCTACGCCGAGTCGCAGGGTTGGGATCCGGTGGCGCGCATGCAGCACATCGACCTGTTCACCTGGCTGCGCGGCGACATCCTGGTCAAGGCCGACAAGATGACCATGGCCAACTCGCTGGAACTACGGGTGCCGTTCCTGGACCCCGAGGTGTTCGCGGTCGCCGCGCGGCTGCCGCTGGAGCAGAAGATCACCCGCACCACCACCAAGTACGCGCTGCGCCGCGCGCTGGAGCCCATCGTGCCCGCGCACGTGCTCAACCGCGCCAAGCTCGGTTTCCCGGTGCCCATCCGGCACTGGTTGCGGGCCGGCGAGCTGCTCGAGTGGTCGCAGCAGCTGATCGAGGCCTCGCAGACCGACGAGTTCATCGACCGCGCCGCGGTGCGCCGGATGCTCGACGAGCACCGCACCGGCGTCAGCGATCACAGCCGACGGTTGTGGACGGTGCTGATCTTCATGCTCTGGCACGCGATCGTCGTCGAGCGGTCCATCACCCCGCAGATCAGCGAACCGACCTACCCCGTCGAGCTCTGA
- the qcrB gene encoding cytochrome bc1 complex cytochrome b subunit — protein MSPKLGEVMAKQGDAIDSRYHPSAAVRRGILNKVFPTHWSFLLGEIALYSFIVLLITGVYLTLFFDPSMAHVVYDGVYQPLRGVEMSRAYETALNISFEVRGGLFVRQIHHWAALLFAASIMVHLARIFFTGAFRRPREANWVIGSLLLILAMFEGFFGYTLPDELLSGTGLRASFSSITLGMPVIGTWLHWALFGGDFPGEIIIPRMYALHILLLPGIMLALIGAHMALVWFQKHTQFPGPGRTEKNVVGVRVMPVFAVKSGAFFAMTVGVLGLMGGLLQINPIWNLGPYRPSQISAGSQPDFYMMWTEGLARIFPNWELYPGNYTIPASTWVALGMGLVFGLLIVWPYLEKKFTGDNAHHNLLQRPRDAPVRTGIGAMAIALYMVLTFSAMNDPIALKFHISLNATTWIGRIGAVVLPPLIFFIAYRWAIALQRSDREVLEHGIETGIIKRLPHGAYIELHQPLGPVDEHGHPIPLEYQGAALPKKMNKLGSAGEPGSGSFLRPDPLEEDRALGEAAHAAEHRALTALKEYQDREHGGNGNGSDGHH, from the coding sequence ATGAGTCCGAAACTCGGCGAGGTAATGGCCAAACAGGGCGACGCGATCGACTCTCGCTACCACCCCTCGGCGGCCGTTCGACGCGGAATCCTCAACAAGGTCTTCCCCACGCACTGGTCGTTCCTGCTGGGCGAGATCGCGCTGTACAGCTTCATCGTCCTGCTGATCACCGGCGTCTACCTGACGCTGTTCTTCGATCCGTCCATGGCACACGTCGTCTACGACGGCGTGTACCAGCCGTTGCGCGGCGTCGAGATGTCCCGCGCCTACGAGACGGCGCTGAACATCAGCTTCGAGGTCCGCGGCGGCTTGTTCGTCCGGCAGATCCACCACTGGGCCGCGCTGCTGTTCGCCGCGTCGATCATGGTGCACCTGGCGCGCATCTTCTTCACCGGCGCGTTCCGCCGGCCGCGTGAGGCCAACTGGGTGATCGGCTCGCTGCTGCTGATCCTGGCGATGTTCGAGGGCTTCTTCGGCTACACGCTGCCCGACGAACTGCTGTCCGGCACCGGCCTGCGCGCCTCGTTCTCCTCGATCACCCTGGGCATGCCGGTGATCGGCACCTGGCTGCACTGGGCGCTGTTCGGCGGTGACTTCCCGGGCGAGATCATCATCCCGCGGATGTACGCGCTGCACATCCTGCTGCTGCCCGGCATCATGCTGGCGCTCATCGGCGCCCACATGGCCCTGGTGTGGTTCCAGAAGCACACCCAGTTCCCCGGCCCCGGCCGCACCGAGAAGAACGTCGTCGGCGTGCGCGTCATGCCGGTGTTCGCGGTGAAGTCCGGTGCGTTCTTCGCGATGACCGTCGGTGTCCTGGGCCTGATGGGCGGCTTGTTGCAGATCAATCCGATCTGGAACCTCGGTCCCTACCGGCCGTCGCAGATCTCCGCGGGTAGCCAGCCCGACTTCTACATGATGTGGACCGAGGGTCTGGCACGTATCTTCCCGAACTGGGAGCTCTACCCGGGCAACTACACCATCCCGGCCTCCACCTGGGTGGCCCTGGGCATGGGCCTGGTGTTCGGGCTGCTGATCGTGTGGCCGTACCTGGAGAAGAAGTTCACCGGCGACAACGCGCACCACAACCTGTTGCAGCGGCCGCGGGACGCTCCGGTCCGCACCGGCATCGGCGCGATGGCCATCGCGCTGTACATGGTGTTGACCTTCTCCGCGATGAACGACCCCATCGCGCTGAAGTTCCACATCTCGCTGAACGCGACGACGTGGATCGGGCGCATCGGCGCGGTGGTGCTGCCGCCGCTGATCTTCTTCATCGCCTACCGGTGGGCCATCGCCCTGCAGCGCAGCGACCGCGAGGTGCTCGAGCACGGCATCGAGACCGGCATCATCAAGCGGCTGCCGCACGGTGCCTACATCGAGCTGCACCAGCCGCTGGGCCCGGTCGACGAGCATGGTCATCCGATCCCGCTCGAGTACCAGGGTGCGGCACTGCCGAAGAAGATGAACAAGCTGGGCTCGGCCGGCGAACCGGGTTCGGGCAGCTTCCTGAGACCGGATCCGCTCGAAGAGGATCGGGCGCTCGGCGAGGCCGCCCACGCCGCGGAGCACCGCGCTCTGACCGCGCTCAAGGAGTACCAGGACCGCGAGCACGGCGGCAACGGCAACGGATCCGACGGGCACCACTAG